Proteins encoded together in one Mastomys coucha isolate ucsf_1 unplaced genomic scaffold, UCSF_Mcou_1 pScaffold16, whole genome shotgun sequence window:
- the Naa15 gene encoding N-alpha-acetyltransferase 15, NatA auxiliary subunit has protein sequence MPAVSLPPKENALFKRILRCYEHKQYRNGLKFCKQILSNPKFAEHGETLAMKGLTLNCLGKKEEAYELVRRGLRNDLKSHVCWHVYGLLQRSDKKYDEAIKCYRNALKWDKDNLQILRDLSLLQIQMRDLEGYRETRYQLLQLRPAQRASWIGYAIAYHLLEDYEMAAKILEEFRKTQQTSPDKVDYEYSELLLYQNQVLREAGLYREALEHLCTYEKQICDKLAVEETKGELLLQLCRLEDAADVYRGLQERNPENWAYYKGLEKALKPANMLERLKIYEEAWTKYPRGLVPRRLPLNFLSGEKFKECLDRFLRMNFSKGCPPVFNTLRSLYRDKEKVAIVEELVVGYETSLKSCRLFNPNDDGKEEPPTTLLWVQYYLAQHYDKIGQPSIALEYINTAIESTPTLIELFLVKAKIYKHAGNIKEAARWMDEAQALDTADRFINSKCAKYMLKANLIKEAEEMCSKFTREGTSAVENLNEMQCMWFQTECAQAYKAMNKFGEALKKCHEIERHFIEITDDQFDFHTYCMRKITLRSYVDLLKLEDVLRQHPFYFKAARIAIEIYLKLHDNPLTDENKEHEADTANMSDKELKKLRNKQRRAQKKAQIEEEKKNAEKEKQQRNQKKKKDDDDEEIGGPKEELIPEKLAKVETPLEEAIKFLTPLKNLVKNKIETHLFAFEIYFRKEKFLLMLQSVKRAFAIDSSHPWLHECMIRLFNSVCESKDLPETVRTVLKQEMNRLFGATNPKNFNETFLKRNSDSLPHRLSAAKMVYYLDSSSQKRAIELATTLDGSLTNRNLQTCMEVLEALCDGSLGDCKEAAEAYRANCHKLFPYALAFMPPGYEEDMKITVNGDSSAETEELANEI, from the exons aaaccctggctatgAAAGGATTAACGCTGAACTGTttgggaaaaaaggaagaggctTATGAATTGGTCCGCCGAGGTTTGAGAAATGACTTAAAGAGTCATGTGT GTTGGCATGTTTATGGCCTTCTTCAGAGGTCAGACAAGAAGTATGATGAAGCCATTAAGTGCTACAGAAATGCACTGAAATGGGATAAAGACAATCTTCAGATCTTAAGAGATCTTTCCTTACTACAGATTCAAATGCGAGATCTTGAGGGCTATAGG GAAACAAGATACCAGTTGCTTCAGCTTCGACCTGCACAAAGAGCATCATGGATTGGTTATGCTATTGCTTACCATTTATTAGAAGACTATGAAATGGCAGCAAAAATTTTAGAAGAGTTTAGGAAAACACAGCAG ACATCTCCTGATAAAGTGGATTATGAATATAGTGAACTCCTTTTATATCAGAATCAAGTTCTTCGGGAAGCAGGTCTTTATAGAGAAGCCCTGGAACATCTTTGTACCTATGAAAAGCAGATTTGTGATAAACTTGCTGTCGAAGAAACCAAAG GGGAACTTCTATTGCAGTTGTGTCGTTTGGAAGATGCTGCTGATGTTTATAGAGGATTACAAGAGAGGAATCCTGAAAATTGGGCCTATTACAAAGGCTTAGAAAAAGCACTGAAGCCAG CTAATATGTTAGAACGGCTAAAAATATATGAGGAAGCCTGGACTAAATACCCCAGGGGACTTGTGCCAAGAAGGCTGCCATTAAACTTTTTATCTG GAGAGAAGTTTAAGGAGTGTTTGGATAGGTTCCTAAGGATGAATTTCAGCAAGGGTTGTCCACCTGTCTTCAATACCTTGAGGTCTTTATACAGAGATAAAGAGAAG GTGGCAATTGTAGAAGAACTAGTAGTTGGTTATGAAACTTCTTTAAAAAGTTGTCGCCTATTTAACCCCAATG ATGATGGAAAGGAGGAACCTCCAACCACATTACTTTGGGTCCAGTACTATTTGGCACAGCATTATGATAAAATTGGTCAGCCATCTATTGCTCTGGAATACATAAATACTGCTATTGAAAGTACACCAACATTGATAGAACTCTTTCTTGTAAAAGCTAAAATATATAAG CATGCTGGAAATATTAAAGAAGCTGCTAGGTGGATGGATGAAGCCCAGGCCCTGGACACGGCAGACAGATTTATTAATTCCAAGTGTGCAAAATACATGTTAAAAGCCAATCTGATTAAAGAGGCTGAAGAAATGTGTTCCAAGTTTACAAGG GAAGGAACATCAGCGGTAGAGAACCTGAACGAAATGCAGTGTATGTGGTTCCAGACAGAGTGTGCCCAGGCATACAAAGCAATGAACAAATTTGGTGAAGCACTTAAGAAATGTCATGAAATTGAGAGA CATTTTATAGAAATCACCGATGACCAGTTTGACTTTCATACATACTGTATGAGGAAGATCACCCTTAGATCATATGTGGACTTATTAAAACTAGAAGATGTACTTCGGCAGCATCCATTTTACTTCAAAGCAGCGAGAATTGCTATTGAGATCTATTTGAAGCTTCATGACAACCCTCTTACAGATGAGAACAAAGAACATGAGGCTGATACAG CAAACATGTCTGACAAAGAGTTAAAGAAACTACGTAATAAACAAAGAAGAGCTCAAAAGAAAGCCCagatagaagaagagaaaaaaaatgcagaaaaagaaaagcagcagcggaatcagaaaaagaaaaaggatgatgatgatgaagaaattGGAGGCCCCAAAGAAGAGCTTATCCCTGAGAAATTGGCCAAG gtTGAAACTCCATTGGAAGAAGCTATTAAGTTTTTAACACCGTTGAAGAACTTGGTGAAGAACAAGATAGAAACTCATCTTTTTGCCTTTGAGATTTACTTTAGGAAAG aaaagTTTCTTTTGATGCTACAATCAGTAAAGCGGGCATTTGCTATTGATTCTAGTCATCCCTGGCTTCATGAGTGCATGATTCGACTGTTTAACTCTG TGTGTGAAAGTAAAGACTTACCCGAAACAGTTAGAACAGTATTAAAACAAGAAATGAATCGTCTTTTTGGAGCAACAAATCCAAAGAATTTTAATGAAACCTTTCTGAAAAGGAATTCTGATTCATTGCCACATAGATTATCAG CTGCCAAAATGGTATATTATTTAGATTCTTCTAGTCAGAAACGAGCAATAGAGCTGGCAACAACACTCGATGGATCCCTCACCAACAGAAACCTTCAG acttGCATGGAGGTGTTAGAAGCCTTGTGTGATGGTAGCCTAGGAGACTGTAAAGAAGCTGCTGAAGCATATAGAGCAAATTGTCACAAGCTTTTCCCTTATGCTTTGGCTTTCATGCCTCCTGGATATGAAGAGGATATGAAGATCACAGTTAACGGAGATAGTTCTGCAGAAACTGAAGAACTGGCCAATGAAATTTGA